A genomic window from Polyangium spumosum includes:
- a CDS encoding acyl-CoA dehydrogenase, whose amino-acid sequence MSNPQASQNRYRADLREMKFLLFEQFRLGEILGHAPFEAWGVDEASMVLDETYKFACEVLGPLNTVGDRSGCRLEGGRVYTPEGFKDAWNKLAEAGWRNVSVNPEWGGQGAPHALYALVEELLSGANTAFNMYPGLAHGAAEVIQLFGSQRQKSLYLPPLYGGQWGGTMCLTEPHAGSDVGSSRTTAKKLDDGRYLIRGTKIFISGGDHDMADNIVHLVLARVEGAPPGTKGLSLFVVPRLRVKDDGTIEGSNDVAVGSIEHKMGINGSATCVLNFGENDGCIGELLGEVENVGMAQMFKMMNGARIAVGVQGVAVASSAFLNALDYARDRKQGPSIDHWKDPTAPRVPIVEHADVRRMLLEMKAKVEGIRALIVKLALHQDMVHVHQGSDDQKAQYHQGQVDLLVPLVKAYGSDQAFRVCEMAIQTYGGAGYIKDYPVEQYCRDAKIFSIYEGTNHIQAMDLVGRKLAQRGGQNLQEFLGDVAAFVQKHQGHPTVGPYLAELGGAQEALAGTAMRMLTWFQTGRMPMVPLAANRFLEMMSAVAVGWLLLEGAVLAAEKAAALPNDESAAKDRAFYEGKRHAAAYYARHVLPEVRFHAEVLGREDRSALDIPTDAFATL is encoded by the coding sequence GTGTCGAACCCTCAAGCAAGCCAGAATCGCTATCGAGCCGACCTCCGCGAGATGAAGTTTTTGCTCTTCGAGCAATTCCGTCTGGGTGAGATCCTCGGACACGCGCCCTTCGAGGCGTGGGGCGTCGACGAGGCCTCGATGGTGCTCGACGAGACGTACAAGTTCGCGTGCGAGGTCCTCGGGCCGCTGAACACGGTGGGTGACCGGTCCGGCTGTCGCCTCGAAGGCGGGCGCGTCTACACGCCGGAGGGCTTCAAGGACGCGTGGAACAAGCTCGCCGAGGCGGGCTGGAGGAACGTCTCGGTGAACCCCGAGTGGGGCGGCCAGGGCGCGCCTCACGCGCTGTATGCGCTCGTCGAGGAGCTCCTCTCGGGCGCGAACACGGCGTTCAACATGTACCCCGGGCTCGCGCACGGCGCGGCCGAGGTGATCCAGCTCTTCGGGTCGCAGCGACAGAAGTCGCTCTACTTGCCGCCCCTCTACGGCGGCCAGTGGGGCGGGACGATGTGCCTCACGGAGCCGCACGCCGGCTCGGACGTGGGCTCTTCGCGCACGACCGCGAAGAAGCTCGACGACGGCCGGTACCTGATCCGCGGGACGAAGATCTTCATCTCCGGCGGCGATCACGACATGGCCGACAACATCGTGCACCTCGTGCTCGCGCGCGTGGAGGGCGCCCCGCCCGGCACGAAGGGCCTGTCGCTCTTCGTCGTGCCGCGCCTGCGCGTGAAGGACGACGGCACGATCGAGGGCTCGAACGACGTCGCAGTCGGGAGCATCGAGCACAAGATGGGCATCAACGGCTCGGCGACGTGCGTGCTCAACTTCGGCGAGAACGACGGGTGCATCGGCGAGCTCTTGGGCGAGGTCGAGAACGTCGGCATGGCCCAGATGTTCAAGATGATGAACGGCGCCCGCATCGCCGTGGGCGTGCAGGGCGTGGCCGTCGCGTCGAGCGCCTTCCTCAACGCGCTCGACTACGCCCGCGACCGCAAGCAAGGCCCGTCGATCGACCACTGGAAGGATCCGACGGCGCCGCGCGTGCCGATCGTCGAGCACGCGGACGTGCGGCGGATGCTGCTCGAGATGAAGGCGAAGGTGGAGGGCATCCGCGCGCTCATCGTGAAGCTCGCGCTGCACCAGGACATGGTGCACGTCCACCAGGGCTCGGACGACCAGAAGGCGCAGTACCACCAGGGCCAGGTCGACCTCCTGGTGCCGCTCGTGAAGGCGTACGGCTCGGATCAGGCCTTCCGCGTCTGCGAGATGGCGATCCAGACCTACGGCGGCGCGGGCTACATCAAGGATTACCCGGTCGAGCAGTACTGCCGCGACGCGAAGATCTTCTCGATCTACGAGGGGACGAACCACATCCAGGCGATGGATCTCGTGGGCCGCAAGCTCGCCCAGCGCGGCGGGCAGAACCTGCAGGAGTTCCTCGGCGACGTGGCCGCGTTCGTGCAGAAGCACCAGGGTCACCCGACGGTCGGGCCCTATCTCGCCGAGCTCGGCGGCGCGCAGGAAGCGCTCGCGGGCACGGCGATGCGGATGCTCACGTGGTTCCAGACGGGCCGCATGCCGATGGTGCCGCTCGCGGCGAACCGCTTCCTCGAGATGATGAGCGCCGTCGCCGTGGGCTGGCTCCTGCTCGAAGGCGCCGTGCTCGCCGCAGAGAAGGCCGCCGCGCTGCCGAACGACGAGTCGGCCGCGAAGGACCGCGCCTTCTACGAGGGCAAGCGCCACGCGGCCGCCTACTACGCGCGTCACGTCCTGCCCGAGGTGCGCTTCCACGCCGAGGTCCTCGGCCGCGAAGATCGCTCCGCGCTCGACATCCCCACCGACGCGTTCGCCACGCTGTAG
- a CDS encoding PAS domain-containing protein → MNDGRLSDAALGVFPEPIAIVDGALVVQKANAAWSTTFAEAPLAEPAVAAALAKVLSGETTRAEVTLEIRAAAYAVTIVPVPDGDSRAALVHARALSAPAREPPPPPRSRDERIPATLLRRILDRLPVTVSLVDAEGKSIFSNETRARLLGAAAEQELESGTRALLIDPADAEFAREVEARVLATGTEEIITSDVPTALGMRSMFFHLVPVEGEGPEERLVLCVGQDVTEQLRAERDLREEREFIRQVIDSDPNLIFVKDDHGTFLLANKAFADILGKTVDEIVGQHERDLHDDVSTGGFLSVDRHVLATLEEHTVDELVHWHTGEDHWYQTTKRPLVRPNGEVHVLGCSVDITTRLEVQRKLEEAAHEVERRAVEAFRQAEAKAALVDELDQKLGIIEAQHQEILTLSAPLLEVAEGVLAVPIVGAMTQTRAEEIMHRLLGTIVERQVASVVLDLTGLETIETHTADHLMSIVRAIRLLGADAIISGIRPAVAQTIVELGIDLSGFVTKRTLRAAIFSREAARSAASPRRR, encoded by the coding sequence ATGAACGACGGTCGCCTCTCCGACGCGGCGCTCGGCGTCTTCCCCGAGCCCATCGCCATCGTCGACGGTGCCCTCGTGGTCCAGAAGGCCAACGCGGCCTGGTCCACGACGTTCGCCGAGGCTCCCCTCGCCGAGCCCGCTGTCGCGGCCGCCCTCGCGAAGGTCCTCTCGGGTGAAACCACGCGCGCCGAGGTCACGCTGGAGATCCGCGCCGCGGCGTACGCCGTCACGATCGTGCCCGTGCCCGACGGCGATTCTCGCGCCGCGCTCGTGCACGCCCGCGCGTTGTCCGCGCCCGCCCGCGAGCCTCCGCCGCCGCCTCGTTCTCGGGACGAGCGGATCCCCGCGACGCTCCTGCGCCGCATCCTCGATCGCCTCCCCGTGACGGTCTCGCTCGTCGACGCCGAGGGCAAGAGCATCTTCTCCAACGAGACCCGCGCCCGCTTGCTCGGCGCCGCCGCGGAGCAGGAGCTCGAGAGCGGCACGCGCGCGCTCTTGATCGATCCGGCCGACGCCGAGTTCGCGCGTGAGGTCGAGGCGCGTGTCCTCGCCACCGGCACCGAGGAGATCATCACGAGCGACGTGCCCACCGCGCTCGGCATGCGCTCGATGTTCTTCCACCTCGTCCCCGTCGAGGGCGAAGGGCCCGAGGAGCGCCTCGTGCTCTGCGTGGGCCAGGACGTCACCGAGCAGCTCCGCGCCGAGCGGGATCTGCGCGAGGAGCGGGAGTTCATCCGTCAGGTCATCGACAGCGATCCGAACCTGATCTTCGTGAAGGACGACCACGGCACCTTCCTGCTCGCGAACAAGGCCTTCGCCGACATCCTGGGCAAGACGGTCGACGAGATCGTCGGCCAGCACGAGCGTGACCTGCACGATGACGTGAGTACCGGGGGCTTCCTCAGCGTCGATCGACATGTCCTCGCCACGCTCGAGGAGCACACGGTCGACGAGCTGGTCCATTGGCATACGGGGGAAGACCACTGGTACCAGACGACCAAGCGCCCCCTCGTCCGGCCAAACGGCGAGGTGCACGTGCTCGGCTGCAGCGTCGACATCACCACGCGCCTCGAGGTGCAACGCAAGCTCGAGGAGGCCGCGCACGAGGTCGAGCGTCGCGCCGTCGAGGCCTTCCGTCAGGCCGAGGCCAAGGCTGCCCTCGTCGACGAGCTCGACCAGAAGCTCGGCATCATCGAGGCCCAGCACCAGGAGATCCTCACCCTCTCCGCGCCGCTGCTCGAGGTCGCCGAGGGCGTGCTCGCCGTCCCCATCGTCGGCGCGATGACCCAGACCCGCGCCGAGGAGATCATGCACCGCCTGCTCGGCACCATCGTCGAGCGCCAGGTCGCGAGCGTGGTCCTCGACCTCACGGGCCTCGAGACGATCGAGACCCACACCGCCGATCACCTGATGAGCATCGTGCGCGCCATCCGCCTGCTCGGCGCCGACGCCATCATCAGCGGCATCCGCCCCGCGGTCGCCCAGACCATCGTCGAGCTTGGCATCGACCTCTCCGGCTTCGTCACGAAGCGCACCCTGCGCGCGGCGATCTTCTCGCGCGAGGCCGCCCGGAGCGCGGCGTCTCCTCGACGACGCTGA
- the hutI gene encoding imidazolonepropionase, which translates to MRSFLLLARRIVTCDPARATEADPLGVIEDGAIAVEGGAIVDVGPREEVLARRGGLALVSGEPAPLVTPGLVDAHTHAPWVGSRDAEYALRLAGAGYEAIAAAGGGIVSSMRAVREASPDEIDATLSARLRRMASLGVTTVEAKSGYGLDEAGETKQLEALERASARRDLPRVVPTFLALHAIPPEARADRAAYIEAVRERTLPAIAARRLARFVDVYVDRAAFSVDEARPVLARAASLGLGVRVHAGQFADVGGAELAAELGAASADHLEQVSPEGARALARAGVRAVLLPVACFTLRQDPPPVAVLRAAGVRLVVASDANPGTAPTESLPLALALAVRMYGLTVPEVILGATREAAASLGLGDEVGVVRPGTRADLVAWDLPHENALVQPWGVSRARVVLRDGAPIAGDLA; encoded by the coding sequence ATGCGATCGTTCCTCCTGCTCGCTCGTCGAATCGTCACGTGTGATCCCGCGCGGGCCACGGAGGCCGATCCGCTCGGCGTGATCGAGGACGGCGCGATCGCCGTCGAGGGAGGCGCGATCGTCGACGTCGGCCCGCGCGAGGAGGTGCTCGCGCGTCGCGGCGGGCTCGCGCTCGTGTCCGGCGAGCCCGCGCCGCTCGTGACGCCGGGCCTCGTTGATGCGCACACCCACGCGCCGTGGGTCGGCTCGCGCGACGCGGAGTATGCCCTCCGGCTCGCGGGCGCCGGGTACGAGGCGATCGCCGCGGCGGGCGGAGGCATCGTGTCGAGCATGCGCGCCGTGCGGGAGGCGAGCCCGGACGAGATCGACGCCACGCTCTCGGCCAGGCTCCGTCGCATGGCCTCGCTCGGCGTCACGACCGTCGAGGCGAAGAGCGGCTACGGCCTCGACGAGGCCGGCGAGACGAAGCAACTCGAGGCCCTCGAACGCGCGTCCGCTCGCCGCGATCTCCCGCGCGTCGTGCCCACCTTCCTCGCGCTCCACGCGATCCCGCCCGAGGCGCGCGCCGATCGCGCGGCTTACATCGAGGCCGTCCGTGAGCGCACCTTGCCGGCGATCGCGGCGCGCAGGCTCGCGCGGTTCGTCGACGTGTACGTCGATCGCGCGGCGTTCTCCGTCGACGAGGCCCGCCCCGTCCTCGCGCGCGCCGCTTCCCTCGGGCTCGGCGTGCGTGTTCATGCGGGCCAGTTCGCCGACGTCGGGGGCGCGGAGCTCGCCGCCGAGCTCGGCGCGGCCTCGGCCGATCACCTCGAACAGGTGAGCCCCGAGGGCGCCCGTGCCCTCGCTCGTGCCGGCGTGCGCGCCGTGCTCCTGCCCGTCGCGTGTTTCACGTTGCGGCAGGACCCTCCGCCCGTCGCGGTTCTCCGCGCCGCGGGCGTCCGCCTCGTCGTGGCGAGCGACGCGAACCCCGGCACCGCGCCCACGGAGAGCCTGCCGCTCGCGCTCGCCCTCGCGGTCCGGATGTACGGCCTCACCGTGCCCGAGGTGATCCTCGGCGCGACCCGGGAAGCGGCGGCGTCGCTCGGGCTCGGCGACGAGGTGGGGGTGGTTCGTCCGGGCACGCGGGCCGATCTCGTGGCCTGGGATCTCCCGCACGAGAATGCGCTCGTTCAGCCCTGGGGCGTCTCGCGCGCCCGCGTCGTCCTCCGGGACGGCGCGCCCATCGCGGGCGACCTCGCCTAG
- a CDS encoding YqiA/YcfP family alpha/beta fold hydrolase, with protein MTSPRFLYLHGFASGPRSKKGVATAEHYGRLGVDIDCLDLRLPSFERLRVSAMIDEVRRRIGGDRERVVLFGSSLGGLVASRVAEMDARVASLVLLAPAFDLSRRWRDRLGAEGMARWADTGFLEVDDLTTGSKARVDHGFFLDVEAVDGSSGVLPDVRVPTLVLHGTRDDVVTIDRSRDFARGRRHVTLIELDDGHELIASLPRILSASESFLAPFLGSLACSLVATPPSLRHA; from the coding sequence GTGACGAGTCCGCGTTTCCTCTACCTCCACGGCTTCGCCTCCGGTCCCCGATCCAAGAAGGGCGTCGCCACCGCCGAACACTACGGCCGCCTCGGCGTCGACATCGACTGCCTCGACCTGCGTTTGCCCTCGTTCGAGCGCCTGCGTGTCTCCGCCATGATCGACGAGGTCCGTCGTCGTATCGGCGGCGATCGTGAGCGCGTGGTCCTCTTCGGCTCTAGCCTCGGCGGCCTCGTCGCGAGCCGCGTGGCCGAGATGGACGCGCGTGTCGCCTCCCTCGTCCTCCTCGCGCCCGCCTTCGATCTCTCGCGACGCTGGCGCGATCGCCTCGGCGCGGAGGGCATGGCGCGCTGGGCCGATACCGGCTTCCTCGAGGTCGACGATCTCACGACCGGCAGCAAGGCCCGCGTCGACCACGGGTTTTTCCTGGACGTCGAGGCCGTGGACGGCAGCTCGGGCGTGTTGCCCGACGTGCGTGTCCCGACGCTCGTCCTTCACGGCACGCGTGACGACGTCGTCACCATCGATCGCTCGCGCGACTTCGCGCGAGGCCGCCGCCACGTCACGTTGATCGAGCTCGACGACGGCCACGAGCTCATCGCCTCGTTGCCTCGTATCCTCTCCGCGTCGGAATCGTTCCTCGCGCCCTTCCTCGGCTCGCTCGCTTGCTCGCTCGTTGCTACACCTCCCAGTCTCCGTCATGCTTGA
- a CDS encoding RecQ family ATP-dependent DNA helicase produces MNARAPLPDLDALLANHFGFVELRPFQREAIDALLAEGEGGRVLLVAPTGGGKSLCYQLPALALPGTALVVSPLVALMEDQVRGLSARGIPATFFASTLPAEENGRRLAALRRGAYKLVYAAPERLGQTALASALAAAGTSLVAIDEAHCIVQWGHDFRPDYLRIGELLASPGPARMIACTATATRATRGEIVRQLGWDARRVVTVLRGFFRPNLALRVVRARTTRDALAEVRHALAEALAGPGAGIVYAATRKSAEALAAALRADGWDAPVYHGGTAAAERARISAEFAARRTRVLVATNAFGMGVDRPDVRIVVHAEPPGSLEAYYQEVGRAGRDGLAARGVLIATPKDLALRRRLCHLGPDGAPASREEASRALGRFAALVRYINDRACRQRILLRHFGDDPRVIDGGCGRCDVCVEAEPPDTVRDPPRFEDMAAAPPEPEKQRPKRASAHAAPAGVPTALYEALSRYRGARAQALGVPAYVVAPNRALVEMAMLRPATTDELLGIHGMGRGRVTAHGHGFLRVIGEAPGGVD; encoded by the coding sequence GTGAACGCCCGAGCCCCCCTGCCCGATCTCGACGCCCTGCTCGCGAACCACTTCGGCTTCGTGGAGCTCCGGCCCTTCCAGCGCGAGGCGATCGACGCGCTGCTCGCGGAGGGCGAGGGCGGCCGCGTGTTGCTCGTCGCGCCGACCGGCGGCGGCAAATCGCTCTGTTATCAGCTCCCCGCGCTCGCGCTGCCGGGCACGGCGCTCGTGGTCTCGCCGCTCGTCGCGCTCATGGAGGATCAGGTCCGCGGCCTCTCCGCGCGGGGGATCCCGGCGACGTTTTTCGCGTCGACCCTGCCGGCCGAGGAGAACGGCCGCCGCCTCGCCGCGCTCCGCCGGGGCGCCTACAAGCTGGTCTACGCGGCGCCCGAGCGGCTGGGACAAACCGCGCTCGCGTCGGCGCTCGCGGCGGCGGGGACGTCGCTCGTGGCGATCGACGAGGCGCACTGCATCGTGCAGTGGGGCCACGATTTCCGGCCGGATTACCTGCGCATCGGCGAGCTCCTCGCCAGCCCCGGTCCTGCGCGCATGATCGCGTGCACCGCGACGGCGACGCGGGCCACGCGAGGGGAGATCGTGCGCCAGCTCGGCTGGGATGCGCGGCGGGTCGTCACGGTCCTGCGTGGGTTCTTCCGGCCGAACCTCGCGCTCCGCGTCGTACGCGCGAGGACCACGCGTGATGCGCTCGCCGAGGTACGACACGCGCTCGCCGAGGCGCTCGCCGGACCGGGCGCGGGCATCGTGTACGCGGCGACGCGCAAGTCGGCCGAGGCGCTCGCGGCGGCGCTCCGCGCGGACGGCTGGGACGCGCCCGTCTACCATGGGGGGACGGCCGCGGCGGAGCGGGCGCGGATCTCGGCGGAGTTCGCGGCACGAAGGACCCGCGTGCTCGTCGCGACGAACGCGTTCGGCATGGGCGTCGATCGTCCCGACGTCCGCATCGTGGTGCACGCGGAGCCGCCCGGCTCGCTCGAGGCGTACTACCAGGAGGTCGGACGCGCGGGCCGCGACGGCCTCGCGGCGCGTGGGGTCTTGATCGCGACGCCGAAGGATCTCGCGCTCCGGCGGAGGCTCTGTCACCTCGGCCCCGACGGCGCGCCTGCGAGCCGCGAAGAGGCGTCACGCGCGCTCGGGCGCTTCGCGGCGCTTGTCCGTTACATCAACGACCGGGCGTGCAGGCAACGGATCCTGCTCCGGCATTTCGGCGACGATCCACGTGTCATCGACGGTGGTTGCGGGCGCTGCGATGTGTGCGTGGAGGCCGAGCCGCCGGACACGGTGCGTGATCCGCCGCGCTTCGAGGACATGGCCGCGGCGCCGCCAGAACCCGAGAAACAACGCCCGAAGCGCGCCTCCGCCCACGCCGCGCCCGCGGGGGTGCCGACGGCGCTTTACGAGGCGCTCAGCCGGTATCGGGGGGCGCGGGCGCAGGCGCTCGGCGTCCCCGCGTACGTGGTCGCGCCGAACCGCGCCCTCGTGGAGATGGCGATGCTGCGGCCCGCCACGACGGACGAGCTGCTCGGCATCCACGGCATGGGGAGAGGCCGCGTCACCGCGCACGGACACGGCTTTTTGCGGGTGATCGGCGAGGCCCCGGGCGGCGTCGATTGA
- a CDS encoding amidase: protein MSFAGSDELLASSALALASLVRERKLSPVDLVDLYIERIEAENPALNAVVADRFEQARREARHAADKLARVSAAEALPPLFGVPCTVKEGIAVVGMPHTAGVFARKHLRAEEDARVVRRVRDAGAIVLGVTNMPEGGLWLETDNRIYGRTNNPWDLARIPGGSSGGEAAILAAGASPFGIGSDIAGSIRIPAAMCGVFGHKPTGGLVSNRGYWPDVPGALDTFLCTGPMTRRAEDLWPLLGLMAERTVEGSPDAIDLRGVTVYPLETTGAARVRPAKRQAVRRAAQALEARGARIAELRTKGLSKALFIWTAMMEEEAGALSYGEVLGNGRPIHITRELLRAPFPDAPHTVQALIVAGVEAILKSVPAPIATWSSAGKRLREELEAELGPRGVILHPTYTRSAPRHWEPLLTPLDFVCTALFNVLAFPVTQVPAGFDDLGLPLGVQVAGRRDADALTIAVARALEEDLGGWTRARRKTAPRGRATLSP from the coding sequence ATGTCGTTCGCCGGCTCCGACGAACTCCTCGCCTCCTCCGCCCTCGCGCTCGCGTCCCTCGTGCGCGAACGGAAGCTCTCGCCGGTCGATCTCGTCGACCTCTACATCGAGCGCATCGAGGCGGAGAACCCCGCCCTCAACGCCGTCGTCGCCGATCGGTTCGAGCAGGCGCGGCGCGAGGCCAGGCACGCCGCGGACAAACTCGCCCGCGTGAGCGCGGCCGAGGCCCTGCCGCCGCTCTTCGGCGTCCCTTGCACCGTGAAGGAGGGCATCGCCGTCGTCGGCATGCCCCACACCGCGGGCGTCTTCGCTCGCAAGCACCTGCGCGCCGAAGAGGACGCCCGCGTCGTGCGCCGCGTCCGCGACGCAGGCGCCATCGTCCTCGGCGTGACGAACATGCCCGAGGGCGGCCTCTGGCTCGAGACCGACAACCGCATCTACGGCCGCACCAACAACCCCTGGGACCTCGCGCGTATCCCGGGCGGATCGAGCGGCGGCGAGGCCGCGATCCTCGCCGCGGGCGCCTCGCCGTTTGGCATCGGCTCCGACATCGCCGGCTCGATCCGCATCCCCGCCGCGATGTGCGGCGTGTTCGGCCACAAGCCCACGGGAGGCCTCGTCTCGAACCGGGGCTACTGGCCCGACGTGCCCGGCGCGCTCGACACCTTCCTCTGCACGGGCCCCATGACCCGCCGCGCCGAGGACCTCTGGCCGCTGCTCGGCCTCATGGCCGAGCGCACCGTCGAAGGGAGCCCGGACGCGATCGATCTGCGCGGCGTCACCGTCTACCCGCTCGAGACCACCGGCGCGGCGCGCGTCCGCCCTGCCAAACGACAGGCCGTTCGTCGCGCGGCGCAGGCGCTCGAGGCGCGCGGCGCGCGGATCGCCGAGCTTCGCACGAAGGGCCTCTCGAAGGCGCTCTTCATCTGGACCGCGATGATGGAGGAAGAGGCCGGCGCCCTCTCCTACGGCGAGGTGCTCGGCAACGGCCGCCCCATCCACATCACGCGTGAGCTCCTCCGCGCGCCATTCCCCGACGCGCCGCACACCGTCCAGGCGCTCATCGTCGCCGGCGTCGAGGCGATCTTGAAGAGCGTGCCCGCGCCGATCGCCACCTGGTCCTCCGCGGGCAAACGGCTACGCGAGGAGCTCGAGGCCGAGCTCGGCCCGCGTGGCGTGATCCTGCACCCGACGTACACGCGCTCGGCGCCGCGCCACTGGGAGCCCTTGCTCACGCCCCTCGACTTCGTCTGCACGGCCCTCTTCAACGTCCTCGCGTTCCCCGTCACGCAGGTGCCCGCGGGCTTCGACGATCTCGGCTTGCCCCTCGGCGTGCAGGTCGCGGGCAGGCGCGACGCCGACGCCTTGACCATCGCGGTCGCTCGCGCCCTCGAGGAGGACCTCGGCGGCTGGACGAGGGCGCGCCGAAAGACGGCGCCGCGCGGCCGCGCTACCCTCTCGCCGTGA
- a CDS encoding sigma 54-interacting transcriptional regulator yields MSQVHETIEEQGEPLAHAGEPIPGLVGLFSCKSPLFVPLSLARGPIELGRATHDALLDDDRLSRRHVHVDHAAGGFVVTDLGSRNGTYVDGARVQGTATFDAPRLLRIGRTLLMFVADVRPYQQGTVSTRGDMIVGPKLADALARVARSASLGSTLLVTGESGSGKELAARHFHAASARTNGPFVAVNCAAIPSGVAERLLFGARKGAFSGATADAEGYAQAAHGGTLFLDEIAELESGVQPKLLRLLEVGELLPLGANRPVTVDIRVVGATLKNLRAEAAKGRFREDLYYRIGNPEVRLPPLRERLEELPWLIRQALQRSSALLEPHPLLVEACALRVWPGNVRELSHELRQAAENTLAAGRTVVEASDLDPSAGLALGGESEAGPQNAAKPNDEQIMETLRRECGNVSAAARALGMHRTQLRRWIARRGGAFDDST; encoded by the coding sequence ATGTCGCAGGTGCACGAGACGATCGAGGAGCAGGGGGAGCCGCTCGCGCACGCGGGCGAGCCCATCCCGGGCCTCGTCGGGCTCTTCTCGTGCAAGTCGCCGCTGTTCGTGCCGCTCAGCCTCGCGCGCGGGCCTATCGAGCTCGGCCGCGCCACACACGACGCCCTGCTCGACGACGACCGCCTCTCCCGCCGCCACGTGCACGTCGATCACGCGGCCGGAGGGTTCGTCGTGACAGACCTCGGCAGCCGCAACGGCACCTACGTCGACGGCGCCCGCGTACAAGGCACGGCGACCTTCGACGCGCCCCGCCTGCTCCGCATCGGCCGGACGCTCTTGATGTTCGTCGCCGACGTCCGCCCGTACCAGCAAGGGACGGTCTCGACGCGCGGCGACATGATCGTGGGGCCGAAGCTCGCGGACGCGCTCGCGCGGGTGGCCCGCTCGGCCTCGCTCGGAAGCACGCTGCTCGTCACGGGCGAGAGCGGCTCCGGCAAGGAGCTCGCGGCGCGTCATTTCCACGCGGCCTCGGCCCGCACGAATGGCCCGTTCGTCGCCGTGAACTGCGCGGCCATCCCCTCGGGCGTCGCCGAGCGCCTGCTCTTCGGCGCACGGAAAGGCGCGTTCTCGGGCGCGACGGCCGACGCCGAGGGATACGCGCAAGCAGCCCACGGCGGCACGCTCTTCCTCGACGAGATCGCCGAGCTCGAGAGCGGCGTACAGCCGAAGCTCCTGCGCCTGCTCGAGGTGGGTGAGCTGCTCCCGCTCGGCGCGAACCGGCCCGTGACGGTCGACATCCGCGTGGTGGGCGCGACGCTGAAGAACCTGCGCGCCGAGGCCGCGAAGGGCCGCTTCCGCGAGGATCTCTACTACCGCATCGGCAACCCCGAGGTGCGCTTGCCGCCGCTGCGCGAGCGGCTCGAAGAGCTACCTTGGCTGATCCGCCAGGCGCTGCAGCGATCGAGCGCGCTGCTCGAGCCGCACCCGCTGCTCGTCGAGGCCTGCGCCCTCCGCGTCTGGCCCGGCAACGTGCGCGAGCTGTCGCACGAGCTCCGGCAGGCCGCGGAGAACACGCTCGCCGCGGGCCGAACCGTCGTCGAGGCCTCCGACCTCGATCCCTCGGCCGGCCTCGCGCTCGGCGGCGAGAGCGAGGCCGGTCCGCAGAACGCGGCGAAGCCGAACGACGAGCAGATCATGGAGACCCTGCGCCGCGAATGCGGGAACGTCTCGGCCGCGGCGCGGGCGCTCGGGATGCACCGGACGCAGCTACGGCGCTGGATCGCGCGGCGCGGCGGCGCGTTCGACGACTCGACCTAG
- the nagZ gene encoding beta-N-acetylhexosaminidase, whose translation MRPSDLPLPKLCGQLIVGGFDGPSLPASYAEALRAGSRGGAILFRRNVPDLATTHALCRAIRDAAGPDLPPFIGVDQEGGRVARLPSPFPKLPPMRLLGGLGDASFLRRAGQLLGNGLAAVGFNLDFAPVLDVDSNPDNPIIGDRSFGREANRVAELAVAFGLGLEDAGVLSCGKHFPGHGDTSVDSHVALPIVHHGMDRLDAIELAPFRAAARAGLGTMMTAHVVVTSIDASVPATLSRAVCTDLLRGAVGFRGVLFSDDLEMAAVAAQYAVEQSAIASIRAGCDVLLICSNMEWQERAHAALVAEAERDSVFRERCVEAAGRALEARRKMPPRPVADAETLPALMERAEWVALYDEIKRRAVDSVEV comes from the coding sequence ATGCGACCCTCCGATCTCCCCCTCCCGAAGCTTTGTGGTCAGCTCATCGTCGGCGGCTTCGACGGCCCGAGCTTGCCCGCGTCGTACGCCGAGGCCCTCCGCGCAGGCTCGCGCGGCGGCGCGATCCTGTTTCGGCGCAACGTCCCGGACCTCGCGACGACGCACGCGCTCTGCCGCGCGATCCGCGACGCCGCAGGGCCGGATCTCCCGCCGTTCATCGGCGTCGATCAGGAGGGCGGGCGCGTGGCGCGGCTGCCGAGCCCGTTCCCGAAGCTCCCGCCGATGCGCTTGCTCGGCGGCCTCGGCGATGCCTCGTTCCTGCGGCGTGCTGGGCAGCTCCTCGGTAACGGGCTCGCGGCGGTCGGGTTCAACCTGGACTTCGCGCCCGTGCTCGACGTCGATTCGAATCCGGACAATCCGATCATCGGCGATCGCTCGTTCGGGCGCGAGGCAAACCGGGTCGCGGAGCTCGCGGTGGCGTTTGGCCTCGGCCTGGAGGACGCGGGCGTGCTCTCGTGCGGCAAGCATTTCCCGGGGCATGGAGACACCTCGGTCGACAGCCACGTCGCGCTCCCCATCGTGCATCACGGGATGGACCGCCTCGACGCGATCGAGCTCGCGCCGTTCCGCGCCGCCGCGCGCGCGGGGCTCGGGACGATGATGACGGCGCATGTCGTGGTCACCTCGATCGACGCGAGCGTGCCGGCGACGCTCTCGCGCGCCGTGTGCACGGATCTGCTCAGGGGCGCAGTGGGTTTTCGTGGTGTGCTCTTCTCGGATGACCTCGAGATGGCCGCCGTCGCCGCGCAATACGCCGTGGAGCAATCGGCCATCGCGTCGATCCGCGCAGGCTGCGACGTCCTGCTCATCTGCTCGAACATGGAGTGGCAAGAGCGCGCGCATGCAGCCCTCGTCGCCGAGGCCGAGCGGGATTCCGTGTTCCGCGAGCGATGCGTGGAGGCCGCAGGGCGCGCGCTCGAAGCGCGCCGGAAGATGCCGCCGAGGCCCGTGGCCGACGCAGAGACGCTCCCTGCGCTGATGGAGCGCGCGGAGTGGGTCGCGCTGTACGACGAGATCAAGCGGCGCGCCGTGGACTCGGTCGAGGTGTGA